The following proteins are co-located in the Mycobacteriales bacterium genome:
- the coaE gene encoding dephospho-CoA kinase codes for MLTVGLTGGIGSGKSEVARRLADHGALVIDADALAREVVAPGTPGLTAVLDAFGPDLAGPDGSLDRERLGEIVFADPELRARLEAIVHPLVGARVAALTGAAPADAIVVHDVPLLVEAGLARNYDFVVVVAAGVETQVRRLTEIRGMTESAARSRITAQAPLDAKLAVADFIVDNDGPLAHLPAQVELLWSRLSERAASAR; via the coding sequence GTCGGCCTCACCGGAGGCATCGGTTCGGGGAAGAGCGAAGTGGCCCGCCGGCTGGCCGACCATGGGGCGCTAGTGATCGACGCCGACGCGCTGGCCCGCGAGGTGGTGGCGCCGGGCACGCCAGGCCTGACCGCCGTCCTCGACGCCTTCGGGCCGGACCTGGCGGGGCCCGACGGGTCGCTTGACCGGGAACGCCTCGGCGAGATCGTCTTCGCCGACCCGGAACTGCGTGCGCGGCTCGAGGCCATCGTGCATCCGCTGGTGGGGGCGCGGGTCGCGGCGCTCACCGGCGCGGCGCCCGCCGACGCGATCGTCGTCCACGACGTCCCCCTGCTCGTCGAGGCCGGTCTCGCCCGGAACTACGACTTCGTGGTCGTCGTCGCGGCCGGCGTCGAAACCCAGGTCCGGAGGCTCACCGAGATCCGTGGGATGACCGAGTCAGCGGCCCGGTCGCGGATCACCGCCCAAGCCCCGCTCGACGCCAAGCTGGCGGTCGCCGACTTCATCGTCGACAACGACGGCCCCCTCGCTCACCTCCCTGCGCAGGTCGAGCTGCTCTGGTCGCGGCTGAGCGAGCGGGCGGCCTCGGCCCGGTGA